The following are from one region of the Halalkalicoccus sp. NIPERK01 genome:
- a CDS encoding homoserine dehydrogenase, whose translation MRLAVVGAGAVGRSVLELAAEYGHSVVAIADSESATVDPDGLDPATVLARKDDEGRVGSADPAEALDAAYDALVEATPTTLGDAEPGFSHAVAALERDRHVVLANKGPVAERYSDLRAAERASAGEVRFEATVGGAIPAISTIEDFGPDHITAARGVLNGTANFILTRMAAEGLDYEHVLAEAQDLGVAEADPSFDVQGTDAALKCVIMANVLSGNGEFTLADAEVEGIEGVPGSALELAAEDGRTVRLIGEATREGVRVGPRLIPEHGTLAVSGTRNIVQIETTHAGRLNLSGRGAGGPETATAVLSDVGRLG comes from the coding sequence GGCGCGGTCGGACGCTCGGTACTCGAACTCGCCGCCGAGTACGGCCACTCGGTGGTGGCGATCGCGGATTCCGAAAGCGCCACGGTCGACCCGGATGGGCTGGACCCCGCGACGGTCCTCGCTCGGAAAGACGACGAGGGCCGGGTCGGATCGGCCGATCCCGCCGAGGCGCTCGACGCGGCGTACGACGCGCTCGTCGAGGCGACGCCCACGACGCTGGGCGACGCGGAACCCGGCTTCTCGCACGCCGTCGCCGCGCTCGAACGCGACCGCCACGTCGTGCTCGCGAACAAGGGGCCCGTCGCCGAGCGTTACAGCGACCTCCGCGCGGCCGAGCGCGCGAGCGCGGGCGAGGTGCGATTCGAGGCGACAGTAGGAGGAGCGATCCCCGCGATCTCGACCATCGAGGACTTCGGTCCAGACCACATCACCGCGGCCCGAGGGGTGTTGAACGGCACCGCGAACTTCATCCTCACGCGGATGGCCGCCGAGGGCCTCGACTACGAGCACGTGCTGGCGGAGGCCCAGGACCTCGGGGTCGCGGAGGCGGACCCCTCCTTCGACGTGCAGGGGACCGACGCCGCCCTCAAATGTGTGATCATGGCGAACGTCCTCTCGGGCAACGGCGAGTTCACGCTCGCCGACGCCGAGGTCGAGGGGATCGAGGGTGTCCCCGGCAGCGCGCTCGAACTCGCGGCCGAGGACGGCCGCACCGTCAGGCTGATCGGGGAGGCGACACGCGAGGGGGTGCGCGTCGGCCCGAGACTGATCCCCGAACACGGCACGCTCGCCGTCTCGGGCACCAGAAACATCGTCCAGATCGAGACGACACACGCCGGGCGGCTGAACCTCAGCGGGCGCGG